ACATCTATTCACCGATCTGACGGGCGCAGGCATGGCTGACAGCGAAGACCAGGGTGAAGGGCAGGGCAAGAAGAAGTCGGGACTGATCGTCACCGTCGCCATTGTGCTCGTGCTCAGTCTTGTCGCCGGCGCTGGCGGCTGGGTGCTGGGCGGCGTTCTCGCCCCGCAGGTGGCCACCGAAGACGAGCCCGCCGATGCGGCTGGTCACGAGGGCGAAGCCGGCAAAACCGGGGAAGCAGCCGAAAACAAACCCCGGGATAACGTGTTTCCGTTGGAGCCGATCACCACAAACCTGTCATACCCTTCTGAAAACTGGATTCGAGATCGAAGTGTCGCTCGTCTTTTCCGGGAATGCGGATGCCGAGCTCGCCGATCAGATCCATCAGGACATCCTGTCCTATTTGCGCACCGTGTCGCTTCAGCAGATTGAAGGGCCGCGGGGGTTTCAGTATTTGCGCGATGACTTGCGTGAGCGCGTGAAGTTGCGGTCGGAAGGCCGCGTCAACGACCTATTGTTCAGGACTTTTGTGATCGAATGATTCGACGGATCTCAGCCTTTGCGGCCATGATGGCGTTTGCAACGGCGGCACATGCCCAGGCGCTGGACCCGAGCCTGCTGCAGGTGCCGGTGGACGGTTCTGTCGCAAGCTGGATCATCCGTACCTTCGGCCTGCTCACCGTGCTCTCGGTGGCGCCGGGTATTCTGATCATGGTGACCAGCTTTCCGCGTTTCATCATCGCCTTTGCGATCCTGCGCTCCGGCATGGGGCTGGCTACCACCCCGGCCAATATGATCCTGGTCAGCCTTGCACTGTTCATGACATTCTACGTCATGGCTCCAACCTTCGACCGCGCCTGGGACACCGGCGTATCGCCTCTGCTTGAAAACCAGATCACGGAGGAAGAGGCAATCGCGCTGATTGCCGATCCGTTCCGCGAGTTCATGCTGGTCAATACTCGTCCCAAAGATCTTGCGTTGTTTGTCGATATCGCCACCGAACGCGGCCAGACCACCGAAACCGCCGGCAAGATCGACATGCGGGTGATGGTCCCGGCCTTCATGATTTCCGAAATCCGGCGTGGCTTCGAGATTGGCTTTCTTGTCGTTCTGCCATTCCTGGTGATTGATCTGGTGGTGGCCACCATCACCATGTCTATGGGCATGATGATGTTGCCGCCAACGGCGATCTCATTGCCGTTCAAGATCCTGTTCTTTGTCCTCATTGATGGCTGGAACCTTCTCGTCGGCAGCCTTGTCAGGTCTTTCTCCTGAGCCGTTAATTACTGGTTAACCCTATACAATTGTTCTGCAATTTGGGCTCTCGATTAATCAAATCGAAAGCCCGGAATGGCATTGTTCTGTCAACGCGACGGGTAGGAACCCCTTCGACAAACAAATGGGTTCCAACAGGCATGATGCCGAAACGCCGCGACCGGTAAAACAATGAATCCGGTATGTCCCTCTTCAGTATTGCGTAATAACAAGGGACAATCCCATGACAAGCATCATGACTAACTCCGCAGCCATGTCTGCTCTGCAGACACTCCGTTCGATCAACAACGACATGGAAAACACCCAGAACCGCATTTCGTCGGGTTACCGGGTTGAATCCGCTGCCGACAACGCGGCTTACTGGTCGATCGCTACCACCATGCGTTCGGACAACAAGGCTCTGTCGACCGTCCAGGACGCTCTCGGCCTCGGCGCTGCCAAGGTTGACGTTGCCTATACCGGCATGAACTCGGCGATCGACGTGGTCTCCGAAATCAAGGCCAAGCTGGTTGCAGCCCGCGAGCCCGGCGTTGACAAGACCAAGATCGACAAGGAACTGACCGAGCTGAAGAACCAGCTGGTTTCGGTTTCCGAATCGGCCTCGTTCTCCGGTGAAAATTGGCTTAACAACACCACCGCCACTGCATCCGGCAGCAAGGAAATCGTCGCCGGTTTCAACCGTGACTCCGCTGGTCTGGTGACGCTGACCACGTTGGGTGTTGACACCAGTTCGACCACGCTGATCGGCGCCGGCAACGAAAGCCTCGGTATCCTCACCAAGGATATTGATGCGAACGCGCTGGACCCGGATGCCACCGGTACCGCAACGCGTGACTACTTCCTGATCGATACCGGCTCCACCGGTGGTACCGCTTCTTCGGGTACCGCGATTGCACTGACATCCGGCACGTCCGACGCGCAGGTTGACGATATGATCCGAGTTGTCGACTCGATGTTGACCCAGATGACGGACGCCGCTTCGAACCTCGGTGCCGTCAACAAGCGTATCTCGATGCAGGACGATTTCGTGTCGAACCTGATGGACTCCATCGACAAGGGTGTCGGACGACTTGTCGACGCGGACATGAACGAGGAATCGACCCGCCTGAAGGCTCTGCAGACACAGCAGCAGCTCGGCATTCAGGCCCTGTCGATTGCCAACTCCAACTCGCAGAACGTGTTGTCGCTGTTCCGTTAAGGAAAGCAGCAAACTCGCAATAAGAGTTGATCATTACGAAACGCCGGGGAGCAATTCCCGGCGTTTTGCATTTTTGAAACAGATTTGATCAGACCGCTCGAGGATTAAGTGTTCCGTAACCATAGTTCGGCATTTTGGGGTCAAGAAATGGTGGGTCGTTAGCCGGGAATACGCGGTAACGACGGGCATGATGCCTTGCCATCGTTGCCGGTAATCCAAGCCCGGCATGTCCCAAGTTTTTTATGTCAAAAGGGACACCTCCATGACAAGCATTATGACTAACTCCGCAGCCATGTCTGCTCTGCAAACCCTCCGTTCGATCAACAGCGACATGGAAACGACGCAGAACCGCATTTCGTCCGGTTACCGTGTTGAAACTGCTGCGGACAACGCGGCTTACTGGTCGATCGCCACTACCATGCGTTCGGACAACAAGGCACTGTCGACCGTCCAGGACGCTCTCGGCCTCGGCGCTGCCAAGGTTGACGTTGCCTATACCGGCATGAACTCGGCGATCGACGTGGTCTCCGAAATCAAGGCCAAGCTGGTTGCAGCCCGCGAGCCTGGTGTCGACAAGACCAAGATCGACAAGGAACTGACCGAGCTGAAGAACCAGCTAGTTTCTATTTCCGAATCGGCTTCGTTCTCCGGTGAAAACTGGCTCAACAACACCACCACGACTGCTGCCGGCACCAAGGAAATCGTTGGCGGCTTCACCCGCGATGCAAGCGGCAAGGTGTCCATCACAACGCTCGAAGTCGACACCAGTTCGACTACTCTGATCGGCGCCGACAATGAAAGCCTTGGTATTCTTACCAAGGACATCGACGCCAACGCGCTGGACCCCGATGCCACCGGTACCGCAACTCGTGACTATTTCCTGATCGACACGGGCTCCACGAATGGTACCGCTTCTTCGGGTACCGCGATTGCACTGACATCCGGCACGTCCGACGCGCAGGTTGACGATATGATCCGAGTTGTTGACTCGATGTTGACCCAGATGACGGACGCTGCTTCGAACCTCGGTGCCGTCAACAAGCGCGTATCGATGCAGGAAGATTTCGTTGCCAACCTGATGGACTCCATCGACAGTGGTATCGGACGACTTGTCGACGCGGACATGAACGAGGAATCGACCCGCCTGAAGGCTCTGCAGACACAGCAGCAGCTCGGCATTCAGTCGCTGTCGATTGCCAACTCCAACTCGGAAAACATCCTGCAGCTCTTCCGTTAAGAGCGTTTCAGGCTGCGACCGCCCCAGGGCGGTCGCATCGAGCCGGAATTCAGAAGGCCGCTTCGGAAACGAAGCGGCCTTTTTCGCGTTTATGGCGACTAATTATCAAATTCTTCATTTCCGGTTGTCGTGGGGGCTTGAGTTAACTCCTCGTTAACCATAAACATTTACTCCTTAGTTACCAACGGTGAACCGGAGCGCATGGGCAATGACAGCTCCGGTCTGCATGATGCACATTCACCGTCACCGGAATCATGGCCGGTATGTCCCTGGGCAACATTAGGGGGCATTTTATATGACCAGCATTATGACCAATACAGCCGCAATGGCGGCTTTGCAGACTCTTCGGACAATCAATTCCGAAATGGAAACGACACAGGCACGGGTTTCTTCGGGATACCGCGTTGAAACGGCCGGCGACAATGCCGCCTACTGGTCGATCGCAACAACCATGCGGTCCGACAACAAGGCGCTTTCCACCGTCAAGGATGCACTCGGCCTCGGCGCTGCCAAGGTTGACATCGCCTATACGGCAATGAACAGCTCCATCGACGTGGTCTCGGAAATCAAAGCCAAACTGGTGGCGGCGCGCGAACCTGGTGTCGACAAGACCAAGATCGACAAGGAACTCACGGAACTCAAGAACCAGCTTTCCTCGATCTCGGAATCGGCTTCGTTCTCCGGCGAAAACTGGCTCCACAACACAAGCCTCACCGCCGCCGGCACCAAATCGGTCGTTGGCGGGTTCAACCGCGATGTCAACGGGTTTGTTTCCATCACCACGCTCGACATCAGTGTCACCAGTTTGACGCTGGTCGGTTCAGCCAACGAAAGTCTCGGTATCCTGACCATGGATATCGACGCCAACGCACTTGATCCTGATGCGACCGGCACCGCTCCGCGTGACTACTTCCTGATCGATACCGGCTCGACCACCGGTACCGCTTCCTCGGGTACTGCGATTACGTTGACAGCCGGAACGACCGACGCGCAGGTTGACGACATGATCAGGGTGGTTGACTCGATCCTGTCCCAGATGACTGACGCCGCTTCCAATCTCGGCGCGATCTCCAAGCGGGTCGACATGCAGGAAGATTTTGTCGCTAATCTGATAGATTCGATCGACAAGGGCGTGGGGCGTCTCGTTGACGCAGACATGAACGAGGAATCGACCCGGTTGAAGGCGTTGCAGACGCAGCAACAGCTGGGCATTCAATCGCTCTCCATCGCCAACACGAATTCGCAAAACATACTATCGCTCTTCCAGCAGTAGGTTTGGCCCGCTCCTGATTGGGCGCGCCGCGTGATCAAATTCTGCCGTGCCGCCGGTCATCGGTCATGGTGGATCAGCTGGACCGCGCCAAATTGCCCTTGGCGCGGTCCAGCGGCTATTTGCGGTTTCGGTCGGGTCAAAGGCAAAGCGCGGACAAAAGATCATGTTCACGCAAGTTTTGCTCTCTAGGTCTTACCGGGCGCGGGACGCGTCGATTGCATCGCACCGACCGCGCCAGCACTTTCTGAAGGGAACGAAATTGATCCGGCAAACGCCAGCAACCGCCCTGTTTCGGAGACGATCATGACGGCCAGCCTTGCCAGTTTCCTGCCGGATTTCGAATTGTCCGGCATCCGTTCATTCCATGCTCCGACACAGAACTCTGCACCGGCGGGCGATTCCGGTGAATCGAGGATTGACCTTGAGGCCATTCGGAATGAGGCAAGGGCAGAGGGTGAAGCCGCTGCGCGTGCCGAGCTGGCCCGGAGCCATGCCGCCGAGCGCGAAGCCGAGGCTACTCGTCATGCGTTGGAACTTGAGGTTCTCCGGGCCGAACTCGAGGCGATGGCTGCTGAAACGATTCCACAGGCAATTGCCGCACGAAGCGCCGACATCGCCGAATTGATTGCTGGCGATGTCGCCGACATCCTGGCGCCGTTGCTCGATCAGGCGGTCCGTTCCCACATGCTTGCCGGCCTTGCTGGCGAGATCCGTGCCGCGCTTGACTTGGACAATGCCGGCCAGATCAGCGTCTCCGGTCCTGAAGGCATGATCGAATCGCTGCGTGAAGCCCTCGGCGCCGATGCCGACAGGGTTGTCATGCGCCAGACCGACGGCATCGACTTTGACGTGGAAGTCGACAGGACCCGGTTTGCCAGCCGTATCCGCGAATGGAGCAAGACCCTCGCGGAGAGCCTCGCATGACCGATACCTCTACCACCCACCAGGGCAAGAACGAGATCATCATCGTCAAACGCCGTGCCGGTGGTGATGAGGAAGGCCACCATGGCGGGGTCTGGAAGATCGCCTATGCCGACTTCATGACGGCGATGATGGCGTTTTTCCTGGTCATGTGGCTGGTCAATGCAGCCAATGAAGAGACCAAGGCGTCGGTCGCCAGCTATTTCAACCCGATCAAGTTGATGGATGACAAGCCGGCAGATCGGGGTGTCCAGCAGATTGGCAACAATGCCGAGGGCAAAGCCACCGCCCCCAAATCCAAGTCCGACGGCGACGAAACGTCCAATGGCGAGAATGGCGAGGCCGGCTCTCAGGAAAACGCCACGGCTGGTGAAGAACAGCAATACTCGGAAGCCGACTATTTCGAGAACCCCTATTCGGTGTTGGCTGAAATCGCCCAGGAAACCGGAACCCAGACCAATATTTCCGCCAAGGGCGATGGCGGCGCGTCAGACTCCGGACCGGCGTCGGGCGCGTCGGGTGGCGAGGCCTATCGTGATCCGTTCGATCCGGACTTCTGGTCCAAGAACATTGAACAGGAACGCACCGCGCTTGAAGAGAG
This DNA window, taken from Hoeflea algicola, encodes the following:
- the fliP gene encoding flagellar type III secretion system pore protein FliP (The bacterial flagellar biogenesis protein FliP forms a type III secretion system (T3SS)-type pore required for flagellar assembly.) encodes the protein MIRRISAFAAMMAFATAAHAQALDPSLLQVPVDGSVASWIIRTFGLLTVLSVAPGILIMVTSFPRFIIAFAILRSGMGLATTPANMILVSLALFMTFYVMAPTFDRAWDTGVSPLLENQITEEEAIALIADPFREFMLVNTRPKDLALFVDIATERGQTTETAGKIDMRVMVPAFMISEIRRGFEIGFLVVLPFLVIDLVVATITMSMGMMMLPPTAISLPFKILFFVLIDGWNLLVGSLVRSFS
- a CDS encoding flagellin; translated protein: MTSIMTNSAAMSALQTLRSINNDMENTQNRISSGYRVESAADNAAYWSIATTMRSDNKALSTVQDALGLGAAKVDVAYTGMNSAIDVVSEIKAKLVAAREPGVDKTKIDKELTELKNQLVSVSESASFSGENWLNNTTATASGSKEIVAGFNRDSAGLVTLTTLGVDTSSTTLIGAGNESLGILTKDIDANALDPDATGTATRDYFLIDTGSTGGTASSGTAIALTSGTSDAQVDDMIRVVDSMLTQMTDAASNLGAVNKRISMQDDFVSNLMDSIDKGVGRLVDADMNEESTRLKALQTQQQLGIQALSIANSNSQNVLSLFR
- a CDS encoding flagellin, whose translation is MTSIMTNSAAMSALQTLRSINSDMETTQNRISSGYRVETAADNAAYWSIATTMRSDNKALSTVQDALGLGAAKVDVAYTGMNSAIDVVSEIKAKLVAAREPGVDKTKIDKELTELKNQLVSISESASFSGENWLNNTTTTAAGTKEIVGGFTRDASGKVSITTLEVDTSSTTLIGADNESLGILTKDIDANALDPDATGTATRDYFLIDTGSTNGTASSGTAIALTSGTSDAQVDDMIRVVDSMLTQMTDAASNLGAVNKRVSMQEDFVANLMDSIDSGIGRLVDADMNEESTRLKALQTQQQLGIQSLSIANSNSENILQLFR
- a CDS encoding flagellin; this encodes MTSIMTNTAAMAALQTLRTINSEMETTQARVSSGYRVETAGDNAAYWSIATTMRSDNKALSTVKDALGLGAAKVDIAYTAMNSSIDVVSEIKAKLVAAREPGVDKTKIDKELTELKNQLSSISESASFSGENWLHNTSLTAAGTKSVVGGFNRDVNGFVSITTLDISVTSLTLVGSANESLGILTMDIDANALDPDATGTAPRDYFLIDTGSTTGTASSGTAITLTAGTTDAQVDDMIRVVDSILSQMTDAASNLGAISKRVDMQEDFVANLIDSIDKGVGRLVDADMNEESTRLKALQTQQQLGIQSLSIANTNSQNILSLFQQ